A single region of the Chryseobacterium culicis genome encodes:
- a CDS encoding SatD family protein: MIAVITGDIINSQHADTEVWITRLKHLLEKWGSAPDTWEIYRGDEFQFKCKIDDVFWRFLAIKSLIKSLENLDVRMAIGIGEESFSSEKITESNGTAYVNSGRLLNDLKNDGHTVAIKTSSDPVDRDLNILLKWSSKDFDNWTMATAEIIHEMIMNQDITQEDLAKRFAISQSSVSQRLKRANYELIVETNQYFRKKISEL, encoded by the coding sequence ATGATAGCGGTCATTACCGGTGATATTATAAATTCACAGCATGCGGATACTGAAGTTTGGATTACCAGGCTTAAACATCTTCTCGAAAAATGGGGAAGCGCTCCTGACACATGGGAAATCTACAGAGGAGATGAGTTCCAGTTCAAATGCAAAATTGATGACGTTTTCTGGCGTTTTCTAGCCATAAAATCTCTTATTAAAAGCCTGGAAAATTTGGATGTAAGGATGGCCATAGGTATTGGTGAAGAAAGTTTCTCTTCTGAGAAAATCACCGAATCTAATGGTACAGCTTATGTAAATTCCGGAAGATTGCTTAATGATCTTAAAAATGACGGGCATACCGTTGCCATTAAAACCTCCAGTGATCCGGTTGACAGAGATCTTAATATTCTGTTGAAATGGTCTTCCAAGGACTTTGATAACTGGACCATGGCTACAGCAGAGATTATTCATGAGATGATCATGAATCAGGATATCACTCAGGAAGATCTTGCTAAGAGATTTGCTATTTCACAGTCTTCGGTAAGCCAGAGACTGAAGCGAGCCAACTATGAGCTCATCGTGGAGACCAATCAGTATTTCAGAAAGAAAATCTCAGAATTGTAA